From Paenibacillus sp. V4I7, one genomic window encodes:
- the alr gene encoding alanine racemase: protein MDAFYRPTWVEISLDALRSNIEGFQKVLPAGMKQMAVVKADAYGHGAVEVSKEALAAGVDYLGVAFFDEALELRNAGITAPILVLGYTPPEGVDRARELDVTIAVYSRDVLEKLCYQGQMKDGALQKKLKIHIKLDTGMGRLGLHTEEDAIPFIEEALTLPNVEVEGLFTHYANADEVDKSYTMEQYHRFERIVSYFTDKGVKFPYIHAGNSAAAIDLPGLTYSMVRLGISMYGLYPSEDVDQAKIELKPVLSLKTGIVHLKTLPPGSGVSYGTIYHTKGHEQIGTLPIGYADGYSRMLSGKAEVLVRGKRVPIVGKICMDQCMINVSDVPDVQSLDEVVVIGEQDGEHITAEDVARQLGTVNYEIICMISHRVARVYVRDGKRIDAINPLMRHRY from the coding sequence GTGGATGCTTTTTATCGTCCCACGTGGGTAGAAATTTCGTTAGATGCACTGCGAAGCAACATTGAAGGTTTTCAGAAGGTACTGCCGGCAGGAATGAAACAAATGGCAGTCGTTAAAGCTGATGCGTACGGACACGGGGCTGTTGAAGTATCCAAAGAGGCTCTCGCCGCGGGTGTGGATTACTTGGGTGTGGCGTTTTTTGATGAAGCGTTGGAGCTAAGGAATGCAGGGATCACCGCACCTATTCTGGTACTTGGCTATACGCCTCCAGAAGGGGTTGATAGAGCGCGTGAACTCGATGTGACGATTGCTGTCTATAGTAGAGATGTTCTCGAAAAGCTTTGTTATCAGGGGCAAATGAAAGATGGGGCGCTTCAAAAGAAGCTAAAGATCCATATCAAGCTGGATACTGGCATGGGGCGGCTTGGTTTGCACACGGAAGAGGATGCTATTCCATTTATTGAGGAAGCGTTGACGCTGCCGAATGTGGAAGTTGAGGGTTTATTCACGCATTACGCGAATGCAGACGAAGTAGATAAGAGCTATACGATGGAGCAGTATCACCGTTTTGAGCGAATTGTGAGCTATTTTACGGATAAAGGTGTTAAGTTTCCATATATACATGCAGGCAATAGCGCGGCGGCCATAGATTTGCCAGGTTTGACGTATTCAATGGTACGGTTGGGGATTTCGATGTATGGCTTGTATCCTTCCGAGGATGTAGATCAAGCGAAAATAGAGTTAAAGCCGGTACTAAGTCTCAAAACAGGGATTGTTCATCTTAAAACGCTGCCTCCAGGCTCTGGAGTTAGCTATGGCACGATTTATCACACCAAGGGCCACGAACAAATTGGGACACTGCCGATTGGGTATGCGGATGGGTATTCTCGGATGCTTTCGGGTAAAGCGGAGGTTCTTGTTCGGGGCAAAAGAGTGCCGATCGTCGGTAAAATCTGTATGGATCAATGTATGATCAATGTATCGGATGTACCGGATGTTCAGTCTCTGGACGAGGTTGTGGTGATCGGGGAGCAAGACGGAGAGCACATTACGGCTGAAGATGTAGCTCGTCAGTTAGGTACTGTTAACTATGAAATTATTTGTATGATTTCACATCGTGTTGCGCGTGTGTATGTGCGTGACGGCAAACGTATAGATGCAATTAATCCTCTCATGCGGCATCGCTACTAA
- a CDS encoding SEC-C metal-binding domain-containing protein has protein sequence MKTTGELTMEDRQQYWENEIVLFGKYLTEEGKLKTETVAKYVYSIRFVTTEYFVRYGLDYEQLQGETIVDFLGYFYISKMLNSSKSDIDFYLPAIIKWTQYLLQTGKISSLQGIQVLAVCHYKEFFADRFDQYANAKSDKAMEKWFYSNDIEVYLAQQKPKSASVKLNAIVVDNNLLEQWMDEKTVVPQIVADFQMFLASLQDAKNIKLTPARQHLPRKFWRELDEKLQWNLFRKPTLNQDQEPLFQFFFYAAEALGLIAERKQQCEVTNQAVRFLALSDKEQAVVLLDALWNKVEWGNLQELGEGGYPEAIQVLREPIASVLASWVVGHEHDVQKEWKKNRQSGKLLDTSADVFLHSVVSVLIRFELINAQFRPESEIKYAFQRTPRIMTIKDSGMRVFRYFANENVQPKLKPEVVRVIHSMNDLKAVSVKSKIGRNDPCLCGSGKKYKKCCL, from the coding sequence ATGAAAACAACTGGTGAGTTAACAATGGAAGATCGACAACAATACTGGGAAAATGAGATTGTCTTGTTCGGTAAGTATCTTACGGAGGAAGGCAAATTAAAAACAGAGACCGTAGCAAAGTATGTTTATAGCATACGATTTGTGACGACGGAGTATTTTGTTCGTTACGGGTTGGATTATGAACAGCTGCAGGGCGAAACGATTGTTGATTTTCTAGGTTATTTCTATATTAGCAAGATGCTGAATAGTTCGAAGTCTGATATCGATTTTTATCTTCCGGCGATCATCAAGTGGACGCAATATCTTCTGCAAACAGGCAAGATTTCGTCTCTGCAGGGTATTCAGGTATTAGCTGTGTGTCATTATAAGGAGTTTTTTGCTGACCGGTTTGATCAATATGCGAATGCGAAAAGTGATAAAGCCATGGAGAAGTGGTTTTACTCCAATGATATCGAAGTTTACTTGGCTCAGCAAAAGCCTAAATCTGCATCTGTAAAACTGAATGCTATTGTGGTTGATAACAATCTGCTTGAACAATGGATGGATGAAAAGACAGTTGTACCTCAAATCGTTGCAGATTTTCAAATGTTTCTGGCTTCCTTGCAGGATGCCAAGAATATTAAATTGACGCCGGCCAGACAGCATTTGCCACGGAAGTTTTGGAGAGAGCTCGACGAGAAGCTGCAATGGAATCTTTTTCGCAAACCGACATTGAACCAGGATCAAGAACCCTTGTTTCAGTTCTTTTTCTATGCAGCGGAAGCATTAGGGTTGATAGCAGAGCGCAAGCAGCAGTGTGAAGTTACGAATCAGGCCGTAAGATTTCTCGCTTTATCAGATAAGGAACAGGCAGTCGTACTATTAGATGCGCTTTGGAATAAAGTTGAATGGGGAAATTTGCAGGAATTGGGCGAAGGCGGTTATCCTGAAGCGATCCAGGTCTTAAGAGAGCCAATTGCGAGTGTGCTAGCAAGTTGGGTTGTTGGTCACGAGCATGATGTGCAAAAAGAATGGAAGAAGAATAGGCAATCTGGGAAGCTGCTTGACACGAGTGCAGATGTTTTTCTTCATTCGGTTGTATCTGTATTGATACGTTTTGAATTGATTAATGCCCAATTTAGGCCGGAGTCTGAAATCAAGTATGCTTTTCAAAGAACGCCACGTATCATGACGATAAAAGATTCGGGAATGCGCGTTTTCCGCTATTTTGCTAATGAAAATGTTCAACCTAAGTTGAAGCCGGAGGTAGTTCGTGTCATCCATTCTATGAATGATCTAAAGGCTGTTTCTGTTAAAAGTAAAATCGGACGCAATGATCCTTGCCTATGCGGGAGCGGGAAGAAATATAAAAAATGTTGTTTGTAG
- the rfbC gene encoding dTDP-4-dehydrorhamnose 3,5-epimerase: MNVIATKLPGLFIIEPDVYEDHRGFFMESYHRTKLAEHGIDIPFVQDNHSLSVEIGVLRGLHYQLNPKAQTKLVRVVSGAIYDVAVDIRKNSSTFGEWVGVTLSAANKRQLLVPQGFAHGFCTTEPQTQVLYKVDEYYSPVHDRGILWSDPAIGIDWPTANPILSDKDQKHPSLKDAEINF; this comes from the coding sequence ATGAATGTTATTGCCACAAAACTGCCAGGATTATTTATTATTGAACCTGATGTCTATGAGGATCATCGGGGCTTTTTTATGGAGAGTTATCATCGTACGAAATTGGCGGAGCATGGAATAGATATTCCTTTTGTTCAGGACAATCATTCTTTATCTGTAGAAATTGGAGTTTTGCGAGGGCTTCATTATCAGTTGAATCCAAAAGCACAAACGAAGCTTGTTAGGGTTGTTTCAGGTGCTATTTATGATGTTGCTGTTGATATACGTAAAAACTCTTCTACCTTCGGTGAATGGGTAGGCGTCACTCTCAGTGCCGCAAATAAGCGTCAACTTCTTGTTCCTCAAGGATTTGCACATGGGTTTTGTACGACTGAGCCCCAAACTCAAGTGCTATACAAGGTGGATGAGTATTACTCTCCTGTCCATGATAGGGGAATCTTATGGAGCGACCCGGCTATTGGCATTGATTGGCCGACAGCTAATCCCATTTTATCGGATAAGGATCAGAAGCACCCGTCGCTTAAAGATGCGGAGATCAATTTTTAG
- a CDS encoding outer membrane lipoprotein carrier protein LolA → MRRVTWVVAVVMCLALVLAGCGMGKKDAGSIVKDLDHVISKSGSYQASGSMILNTGQQPQEYQVEVAYSPDHFYRISLTNAGKDVTQIVLRNEEGVFVLTPHLKKSFRFQSDWPENQGQVYLFQSLAKSIIADKDRQFTTDNDAYVFDVAANYQNEQLSRQKIWLNKKTLAPKQVQVSDVNKNVLVQVNFTNFEFDAKFDKDYFQMERNMTSWNLQTLPTMADVSVTDTDHPATGGKSVTDKNLSATGGQSDQTAGQAQSGQKATATKSGSDTTKSTAAASKAQSIGIIEPSYLPKDVVKQDITDMKLGEDAAVLLRYKGKYNFSLIEVRPQAKSVSLQPGDIVDLGFTIGVLTGDEKKTLTWTNDGVEFRLSTGDLPTNEMIKVAMATEGQSGK, encoded by the coding sequence ATGCGCCGGGTCACATGGGTAGTAGCAGTGGTGATGTGCTTAGCATTGGTTCTCGCGGGATGCGGGATGGGCAAAAAGGATGCAGGATCTATTGTAAAGGATTTGGATCATGTGATCAGCAAGTCGGGCAGCTATCAGGCTTCAGGAAGCATGATTTTGAACACAGGGCAGCAGCCGCAGGAGTATCAGGTGGAGGTGGCTTACTCGCCGGATCATTTCTATCGTATTTCGCTTACGAATGCGGGGAAGGACGTGACGCAGATTGTGCTGCGTAATGAGGAGGGCGTGTTCGTGCTGACGCCGCATCTCAAGAAGAGCTTCCGCTTCCAAAGCGATTGGCCGGAGAATCAGGGGCAGGTGTACTTGTTCCAGTCTCTTGCGAAGAGCATAATTGCCGATAAGGATCGCCAATTTACGACGGATAATGATGCGTATGTGTTCGATGTTGCAGCCAATTATCAAAATGAGCAGCTGTCACGCCAGAAAATTTGGCTGAATAAGAAGACACTGGCGCCTAAGCAGGTTCAGGTGTCGGATGTGAATAAGAATGTGTTGGTTCAGGTGAATTTTACGAATTTTGAATTCGATGCTAAGTTCGACAAGGACTATTTCCAAATGGAGCGCAATATGACCAGCTGGAATTTGCAGACACTCCCTACAATGGCTGACGTTAGCGTGACAGATACCGATCACCCAGCAACGGGTGGTAAGTCTGTAACAGATAAGAATCTGTCTGCAACAGGCGGACAATCCGATCAAACGGCAGGCCAAGCCCAAAGTGGGCAAAAGGCTACAGCGACTAAATCAGGTTCGGATACGACGAAGTCGACTGCCGCGGCAAGCAAAGCGCAGAGTATCGGTATCATCGAGCCGTCCTACCTGCCGAAAGATGTGGTGAAGCAGGATATCACGGATATGAAGCTTGGTGAGGACGCAGCAGTTCTTTTGAGATACAAAGGGAAGTACAACTTCAGTCTCATCGAGGTAAGACCACAGGCTAAATCAGTTTCCTTGCAACCAGGCGACATTGTAGACCTTGGATTCACGATCGGCGTGCTCACGGGGGATGAGAAAAAGACGCTCACTTGGACGAATGACGGCGTAGAGTTCAGATTGTCGACTGGCGATTTGCCTACGAATGAAATGATCAAAGTCGCTATGGCGACTGAGGGGCAGTCTGGTAAATAA